A single region of the Musa acuminata AAA Group cultivar baxijiao chromosome BXJ1-11, Cavendish_Baxijiao_AAA, whole genome shotgun sequence genome encodes:
- the LOC103972191 gene encoding uncharacterized protein LOC103972191 isoform X1, giving the protein MASTSIPRARPYASGPAAFSPPLLVARRVAAPVRAFRRNDLDRFARRVASGEALRDAWRSANNGIEQLAFEARRAAERLDRRYSLSRRFDSASRAAAARTRELDQELGIGRRWRSFSMDFSRNWPRYRRDLNEFLQTPLGRGLATIFFLWFALSGWLFRIFILATWVLPFAAPLLIGTLANNFAIQGTCPACKRQFVGYRNQVIRCTGCRNIVWQPRDDFSRGRSSSSPKASEPDIIDIDIDIEEK; this is encoded by the exons ATGGCGAGCACGAGCATCCCACGGGCCCGCCCTTACGCCAGCGGGCCGGCGGCTTTTTCGCCGCCCCTTCTTGTCGCCCGCCGCGTAGCCGCTCCGGTCCGGGCCTTCCGGCGGAATGACCTCGACAGGTTCGCGAGGCGCGTCGCATCCGGCGAGGCCCTGCGGGACGCTTGGCGGAGCGCCAACAACGGGATCGAGCAGCTCGCCTTCGAGGCCCGCCGCGCCGCCGAACGCCTCGACCGCCGCTACTCCCTCTCCCGTCGATTCGACTCCGCCTCCCGCGCCGCCGCAGCCCGGACCCGCGAGCTTGACCAAGAATTAGGGATTGGGCGGCGGTGGAGGTCGTTCTCCATGGACTTCTCCAGGAATTGGCCTAGG TACAGGAGAGACCTTAACGAGTTTCTGCAGACGCCCCTAGGCAGAGGACTCGCT ACTATTTTCTTCCTCTGGTTTGCATTATCTGGGTGGCTTTTCAGAATTTTTATTTTAGCCACATGGGTATTACCATTTGCCGCTCCTCTTCTCATTGGAACACTAGCCAACAACTTTGCTATTCAG GGCACGTGTCCAGCTTGCAAGAGGCAATTCGTGGGTTATCGCAACCAGGTGATTCGTTGCACAGGATGTAGGAACATCGTGTGGCAGCCAAGAGATGACTTCTCGAGAGGTCGAAGCAGCTCTTCCCCGAAAGCATCTGAGCCCGACATCATCGACATTGACATTGACATCGAGGAGAAATGA
- the LOC103972191 gene encoding uncharacterized protein LOC103972191 isoform X2: protein MASTSIPRARPYASGPAAFSPPLLVARRVAAPVRAFRRNDLDRFARRVASGEALRDAWRSANNGIEQLAFEARRAAERLDRRYSLSRRFDSASRAAAARTRELDQELGIGRRWRSFSMDFSRNWPRYRRDLNEFLQTPLGRGLAGTCPACKRQFVGYRNQVIRCTGCRNIVWQPRDDFSRGRSSSSPKASEPDIIDIDIDIEEK from the exons ATGGCGAGCACGAGCATCCCACGGGCCCGCCCTTACGCCAGCGGGCCGGCGGCTTTTTCGCCGCCCCTTCTTGTCGCCCGCCGCGTAGCCGCTCCGGTCCGGGCCTTCCGGCGGAATGACCTCGACAGGTTCGCGAGGCGCGTCGCATCCGGCGAGGCCCTGCGGGACGCTTGGCGGAGCGCCAACAACGGGATCGAGCAGCTCGCCTTCGAGGCCCGCCGCGCCGCCGAACGCCTCGACCGCCGCTACTCCCTCTCCCGTCGATTCGACTCCGCCTCCCGCGCCGCCGCAGCCCGGACCCGCGAGCTTGACCAAGAATTAGGGATTGGGCGGCGGTGGAGGTCGTTCTCCATGGACTTCTCCAGGAATTGGCCTAGG TACAGGAGAGACCTTAACGAGTTTCTGCAGACGCCCCTAGGCAGAGGACTCGCT GGCACGTGTCCAGCTTGCAAGAGGCAATTCGTGGGTTATCGCAACCAGGTGATTCGTTGCACAGGATGTAGGAACATCGTGTGGCAGCCAAGAGATGACTTCTCGAGAGGTCGAAGCAGCTCTTCCCCGAAAGCATCTGAGCCCGACATCATCGACATTGACATTGACATCGAGGAGAAATGA
- the LOC103972192 gene encoding uncharacterized protein LOC103972192: MDRSWCCPLPISWEERILTAVLDSWVDYELLEKLIVTVEPHLFGKRGTSASKRRDAMAFTRRGGPCLEAPGPARPGPAIMPREQDGRQISSSAYYVASASPQRPFSALPHSRPRLPVTRAAILGFLYRFQRRTNEAIGSGFHRSLPVVPISPPLSRIHVGGFTFFGFSAERCTRLSRRWWRWFGGRTQTQAPGAWLIQCGDYDGDLYREDPLESEGGFGNIIVVDNLPVMPLENFAKLESVRCTIKKREARIFRRMDSTLDKSYACS; the protein is encoded by the exons ATGGATCGATCATGGTGCTGCCCACTACCAATCTCTTGGGAAGAGAGAATCCTCACAGCTGTACTCGACTCCTGGGTCGACTACGAACTCCTGGAAAAGCTTATCGTGACAGTGGAACCGCACCTATTTGGCAAGAGAGGGACAAGTGCATCGAAAAG GAGGGACGCAATGGCATTTACCAGACGAGGAGGCCCATGTCTCGAGGCgcccggcccggcccggcccggcccggccATCATGCCACGAGAGCAGGACGGACGGCAGATATCATCGTCCGCATACTACGTTGCATCCGCCTCTCCGCAGAGACCCTTTTCTGCTCTCCCACATAGTCGTCCTCGACTCCCCGTCACACGTGCGGCAATTTTGGGGTTTCTTTACCGGTTTCAGAGGAGAACCAACGAGGCCATCGGATCGGGGTTTCACCGATCGCTCCCGGTTGTTCCGATCTCTCCTCCTCTTTCAAGAATCCATGTTGGAGGCTTCACTTTCTTTGGATTTTCCGCGGAAAGATGTACCCGTCTTTCTCGAAGATGGTGGAGGTGGTTCGGTGGTCGGACACAGACGCAAGCGCCAGGCGCCTGGTTGAT TCAGTGCGGTGATTATGATGGGGATTTGTATCGAGAGGATCCTCTGGAGTCCGAAGGTGGGTTTGGGAATATCATTGTGGTGGACAATCTGCCGGTGATGCCGCTGGAAAACTTTGCGAAGCTCGAAAGTGTAAGATGTACAATCAAGAAACGGGAGGCTCGAATATTCAG ACGAATGGACTCTACGTTGGACAAATCATATGCATGCAGTTGA